Genomic window (Fibrobacter sp. UWR4):
GAACGTGAAGAGCCCGCTCCGTGAGGCGGGCCTCACCAAGGCAGGCATCCGCACGTTGTCCCGGGAACTTGGGCTCCCGACGGCGAGCAAGCCCTCATTTGCCTGCCTTGCCAGCCGCATTCCTTACGGAGAACAAATTACGGAAGAAAAATTGCGGCTGGTGGAGCGGGCCGAGCAGTATCTGCAGGATTTGGGTTTTGTTCAATATCGAGTTCGTTGCCGTCTTGTTCCGCAAAAATCGCCTGCTGCAGAAACCTATATGGCTAGCATAGAAATCCTGCCGGAGCAATTTCCCCTTTTCAGGGAAAAACAGGGGGAAATTACAGAAAAACTCGTTCGTCTGGGTTTTTCGGACGTTGCACTGGACGAAAAGGGCTACCGTACCGGTAGTTTAAACGAAAAAATTTTTCAAAAAAATATCTTGCTTTAGAGTTAACTCTAAGTATTATATTTCCAATATAAAGTTGCGTTAAATACGCATTAGGTTATTTAATAAAAGGAGTACTTATGTGCTGTTTTGTCGCCCCCATGGCCGAAGCCATCGTTACCACCGTCACCACCATCGTTTTGGAACAGACCGACAAGTCTGCCAAGCAGGGTGCTGATCTTCAGGTTGCCACCAAGAAGCAGGCCATCTGCAAGAACCTGAAGGTCCTTTCCAAGATGCTTTGGGGCGGTTCTGTACTGTTGGCTTTTGAACATGTCTGGCACGGCGAACTGCAGGCCTTCTATCCGTTTTTGACTGCGGCTTCCAGCCCCGAAGCCATGAGCCAGATGTGGCATGAAGTCGCTACCGTGGGTACATCCATGGCGGGCCTTGTTACAGTGGCCTGGGCCGCTCTTATGGCAGTCCGCAGCAAGTTCCACAAGGCTGTTCCTGCAGAAGTCGAGGCTCGCAAGTAATGGCTTTGCTCATAACCATTTTTGCAGCGATTTTCTGCACCGTGCTCTGGTACCGCGATGTTGAGAACAAGATGCGTCTTTCTCCCTTGTGCTACATGTACTGGGGCGCATCCCTCATGTGGTTCGTAGATGCCATTTTTGAATATGCAGAACTTCGCGCTGAATTTTTCACCCCGGCTGCAGGCGACATGCTGAATGACGCTTTCCTGGGTTTCTCCGCTGTGGCATTTGGCCTGGTGATTTGGCTTGCCATGCTCCTCATTAAAGACCCCAAGGGTCGTTTCCATAAGGTGGCTTAAATGGATCGTCGTGATTTTATAAAGACTGTAGGCTCTGCCGCTTTGATTAGCGCCATGGCTACTCCCGTTTTTGGTAAGCCCAAGAACCAGGAAGTGAAGGAAGCCGGCAAGGATGTTTCCAACGTTTACTTCACCAAGGATCTTTCTGCCGAAGGCCTCATCAAGTTGTACAACAAGGTGAACCAGAATATTTCCGGCAAGGTGGCCATCAAGGTTCACACCGGTGAAAAGAACGGCCCCAACATTTTGCCCCGCGAATGGGTCAAAGCTGTGCAGCAGTTGATTCCCAATTCCAACATTGTGGAAACCAACACATACTACCATCCCAGCGACCGCGACACCACCGAAAAGCATCGCGAGACTTTGAAGGTAAACGGCTGGACTTTCTGCCCCGTGGACATCATGGACGAAGAAGGTACGGTGATGCTCCCTGTTCCTGGCGGCAAACACTTCAAGGAAATGAGCATGGGCGGCCATATCGTGAATTACGATTCCATGGTGGTGCTGACCCACTTCAAGGGCCATACCATGGGTGGTTTCGGCGGTTCCCTCAAGAACATCGCCATCGGCTGTGCCGACGCCAATGTGGGCAAGAAGATGATTCACGAAAAGATGGAAGATCCGGATTTCAACGCAAAGCCGGAACTTTACCCCAAGTGGAGTAACAGCGGCAAGCGCTTCATGGAAGCCATGGCCGAATCCGGCAAGGCAACCGTCAATCACTTTAAGGGCAAGATGTGCTTTATCAATGTACTGCGCCGTATGTCCGTGGACTGCGACTGTGCTGGCGTTGGCGCTGCTGAACCCACTTGCCGCGACATCGGTATCCTTGCTTCCACCGATATTCTCGCTGTGGACCAGGCCAGCGTAGACATGGTTTACAAGCTGCCCATTGGCGAACTGAAGGATATCAAGGAACGCATTGAAAGCCGCGAAGGACTTCATCAGCTCCCTGCCATGGAAGCTCTGAAGATGGGCAACCGCAAGTATCGTATCATTGAACTTTAATAAAAAGGCCGTTATGGATCGTCGTGATTTTCTGAAGGCTTCTGCAGGTGCCGTTGCTGTGGCTGGTCTTACAAGTGCTGCAAACGCCGCTGCTCCCGCAAAAAACTCCAAGGAGGACAAGGTGTCTACCGTCTATTTTACCAAGGATCTCAGCGCCGCTGGCGTTCTGAAACTTTACGAAAAGGTGAAGCAGAATATTTCTGGTAAGGTGGCCATCAAGCTCCACACTGGCGAACCCAACGGTCCCAACATTATTCCCCGCGAATGGGATGAAGCCTTGCAGAAGGCTATTCCCAACAGTACCATCGTAGAGACCAACACCCTGTATCAAGGCGGCCGCTATACTACCGCCGATCACCGCAAGGCCCTGGAAGTCAATGGCTTCACCAAGTTCACCGTGGTGGACATTATGGACGAAGATGGCGAAACTCCCATTCCTGTGAAGGACGGTTACTGGCTCAAGGAATTGCATGTAGGCAAGCACATGCTGAACTACGATTCCATGGTGGTGTTCACCCACTTCAAGGGTCATGCCATGGGCGGCTTCGGCGGCTCCATGAAGAACATCGCCATCGGTTGCGCCGGCGGCCAGATTGGTAAGCGCGAAGTCCACTTGAATACATCCGATGTAAATTCTTCTGCCGATTGGATTATGGGCGCCAAGTTCATGGAACTGATGGGCGACTCCGCTAAGGCTACCTGCGATCATTTCAAGGGCAAGATGTGCTTCATCAACGTGCTGCGCCGTATGTCCGTGGACTGCGACTGTGCAGGCACCAGTGCTGCAGAACCTACCTGCCGCGATATCGGTATCCTTGCTTCTACCGACATTTTGGCTGTGGACCAGGCTAGCATTGACATGGTTTACAAGCTTCCTCCCAAGGAACTTGCCGACCTGAAGGAACGTATCGAATCCCGCGAAGGTTTGCATCAGCTTGACGCCATGGAACACCATAAGATGGGTTCCCGCAAGTACAAACTGGTGGAAGTTTTGTAATTTTCCATTGAACGGAAATTTCTATAACAAGTGCCGAGGTTAGCATGTCTCTTGGAATTCCTGAAATCATTCTGATTGTTGTCGTTGTTCTGCTCCTGTTCGGTGGCAAGCGCATTCCTGAACTGGCCCGCTCTCTTGGCCGTGCCCAGCACGAATACAAGAAGGCAAAGGACGCCCTGAAGGAAGAAGCTGAAGACCTGCAGAAGACCGTTGAAAAGGTCGGCGAAGCAGAAGCGAAGAAGGAACAGCAGGATTAGACTGTTTAGTAGACAGTAGTTGGTAGACAGTTTTTTTTATAATCGCACGCTGGTGCGTGCCAGATAAAACTTCCTACTTCCTACTTCCTACTTCCTACTATGATTAGTAAAGATTCTCAGGAACAGACGCTGGTTTCTCACCTGGAAGCCTTGCGTACGGCGTTGATTCACTGTTTTGTGGCGCTAGGCATCGGGATTATCCCGATGTTTTTGTTGTCGTCCTATATTCTTGACTGGTTCAGCGCAGAGCTTGTTGCCCAGAGCGGCGCAACCCTTCATTACTTCTCTCCCATGGAAGTGTTCCTGCTGCAGCTAAAAATCGCGGCACTTATGGATTGCGTCATCTGTTCTCCGTACATTGCCTGGAACTTGTGGAAGTTTGTACTACCGGGCCTTTACGATAACGAACGGAAGTTTGTCCGTTCCATTGTGTGGATGACCAGTGGGCTTTTTATTTCGGGCGTGGTGTTCTGCCTAGGAATTTGCTTCCCGCTGGTGGTGCGCTTCGGTATGAGTTTTGAAAGCGAAACTCTACAGCCAATTTTCGGTGTGGAAAACATCGTTACGCTGGCTTTGTGGCTTTCCCTAGCTTTTGGATGCATGTTCCTGTTCCCGCTGGTGACTTACGCTCTGATTCGCTCTGGCGTTGTTTATTACGAAACAGTCTGTCACGCACGCCCTTATGTGGTGGTGGGAATCCTTGTGTTGGCGGCTTTGCTGACTCCGCCGGATATTATTAGCCAGCTGATTCTGGGCGCTCCTACCTATCTACTTTTTGAAGCGGGTTTGTTTGCTGCTCGAAAACATAAAGGCGAACAGTTCAAGGAATGTAATGAAGAAAATTCGCCTGTTCATGTGGAGGCCGAATCAGGCTCTCTTTCGCAAAAAAAATCGCAAAATTCGCATGACGCAACATTTGGTGAATCCGAGGATGTCGACTTTGCTGCCCCAGCCTCTCCTTATCAGGTAGGAACAGAGCGAAACGCAGACAAGTGGAAGCCTAATTGATATTTAAAAACTGCCTAAGATTTTGATTATGAAGAATACTCTTGCAAATGATCGTTACGAAGACATTGGTTTTGCAAAGTTGGACGTGAGCCGTGAAAAGCGTACTGGTACTGCCGAGGCGATTTACTGCGCGGGAAAAACCAAGGAGCAACTTCTGAAAATTCTCCAGACTTTCGAGGAGAATGGCTGTTCCGTACTTGGAACCAAGTGCAGTGCCGAGCAGTATGAGTTTGTAAGAGCGAAAATGCCGAAGGCCTGTTACAACGAAATTGCCAAAATCATCTCTGTAAAAGCAGGCAAGGCCGCTCCCAACGCTTCAAAGAAATCAGGCAAGAATCGTGGAACCATCGCGGTTTGCTGTGCCGGTACTGCCGACTTGCCCGTTGCCGAAGAGGCCGCCTTGACAGCGGAATTTTTCGGGGCCAAGGTCATGCGCCATTATGATGTGGGCATCGCCGGGCTCCATCGGCTGCTTTCTAAGATTGAGGAAATCCGCAAGGCGGATGTGGTTATCGCTGTGGCTGGTATGGAAGGGGCGCTGGCTGGTGTCATTGCTGGACTCGTCAAGGCTCCCGTGATTGCTGTACCGACGTCTGTTGGATACGGCGCTTCTTTTCAGGGCGTGGCTCCGCTTTTGACCATGTTGAATACCTGTGCCGAAGGCGTTTCCGTGGTGAACATTGACAATGGTTTTGGTGCGGCAGTGAGTGCCGTTAGAATGCTGAACATCAAATAACTTTAGTGCGGCGTAGCTCGCGGAATTTTGATTTTATGAAATATCTTTATCTGGATGGATCTTGCGGAATTAGTGGCGACATGACTGTTGCCGCCTTGTTGGACCTGGGTGCTTCCCGTGAAAAGCTGGATGCCGCCATCAACAGCATGCATCTTGAGGAAATGCACTGCCATTTCGGTCGTGGTAATTCTTACAGTATTGCCGGGGCAACCTTTGATGTTCACGTTCATACCCATCATGGTGAAGAAAGCGCAGATCATGTTCACGCCCATGAAGGATGCTACGTAGAACATCACCATGAACATCATCATTCCCATGAGCACCGCCACCTGAAGGAATGCTACGGTATCTTGGAACATGTGGCTAGCCATGGTACCCTTTCCCAGAACGCCCTTGCCCTAGCCAAGAAAATTTTTTTGATGATTGCCCAGGCCGAGGCGAAGGCTCACGGCGTTGCAGTAGAAGATGTCCATTTTCACGAAGTAGGTGCCATTGACTCCATCGTGGATATCATGGCGGTGGCTATTTTGGTAGAAGACCTGCAGGAAACTCAAGGCGTTTCTCAAGTGGTGGTGACGGGCCTTAACGAAGGTTCCGGATTTGTGCAGACCCAGCATGGAATGCTCCCGATTCCTGTTCCTGCGGTGGCAAGCATTGCAGAATCCGCAGGCATCGCGCTCCACATAACAGATACCAAAGGCGAGATGGTAACTCCCACAGGAATCGGCGTGGTAGCCGCTATCCGTACCTGCGAAAAACTTCCTGTGAGTTACAAGATTTTGAAATCCGGCATCGGACTTGGCAAACGCGATTTCGGTCGAGCCAATTTCCTGCGTGCCCAAATCATCGAAAGTGTTGAAGATGAAAATCGCGGGGGTGATGAAGTCTTCATGGTGGAATGCAATATCGATGACCAGAGTCCCGAAGAACTGGGTCTTGCCATGGACAAGATTTTCGAAGCTGGAGCCAAGGACGTTTACTTTGTTCCGTGCTACATGAAGAAGAACCGCCCGGCCGTCGTTCTTCACGCTCTTGCGGATAGCGAAAAGCTTCCCCAGGTGGAAACCGCCATTTTGCGTCACACGAATACGGTGGGCATCCGTCGTTATCCCGTCACCCGCACCTGTATGGGACGGACTTTTGCCGACGTAGAAACTCCCTATGGAACAGTGAAAGTCAAGAAGTGCAAACTGGGCGACATCGAAAAGTGTAAACCCGAATTCGAAAGCGTGAAGGAAGTTGCCGAAAAGGCTGGCGTTACCTTCCGCGAAGTTTCAGAAGCTGCAAAAAGGTAAAATCAGGCGGCTGGTTGAGACTTTCTCTACGTTTTGTTCTCACCATCGAAAAAAAAAGGTGCATTGCCTTCCGAAATAGGGTAATTTAACCTTGTGTTTATGGAGATGGTGATATGAGAAAAATTTTTCAAGGTGTTGGTTCATCGAATTTCGGTGCAATTTTTGTAGCAGTTGCCTTTGGCGCTGCGACCTCTGCTTTTGCAATTACGGCA
Coding sequences:
- the larE gene encoding ATP-dependent sacrificial sulfur transferase LarE; the protein is MDELHQKFELLKCQLRGLGKVAVAYSAGVDSTFLLKVAHDVLGVNAVAITIKSRVVPGREIQEALDFCKAEGILHLVLDFNEMDVDGFRENPPDRCYVCKRSIFKAIIGAAAEHGIPAVCEGSNVDDLGDYRPGLKAIAELNVKSPLREAGLTKAGIRTLSRELGLPTASKPSFACLASRIPYGEQITEEKLRLVERAEQYLQDLGFVQYRVRCRLVPQKSPAAETYMASIEILPEQFPLFREKQGEITEKLVRLGFSDVALDEKGYRTGSLNEKIFQKNILL
- a CDS encoding DUF362 domain-containing protein; the encoded protein is MDRRDFIKTVGSAALISAMATPVFGKPKNQEVKEAGKDVSNVYFTKDLSAEGLIKLYNKVNQNISGKVAIKVHTGEKNGPNILPREWVKAVQQLIPNSNIVETNTYYHPSDRDTTEKHRETLKVNGWTFCPVDIMDEEGTVMLPVPGGKHFKEMSMGGHIVNYDSMVVLTHFKGHTMGGFGGSLKNIAIGCADANVGKKMIHEKMEDPDFNAKPELYPKWSNSGKRFMEAMAESGKATVNHFKGKMCFINVLRRMSVDCDCAGVGAAEPTCRDIGILASTDILAVDQASVDMVYKLPIGELKDIKERIESREGLHQLPAMEALKMGNRKYRIIEL
- a CDS encoding DUF362 domain-containing protein, coding for MDRRDFLKASAGAVAVAGLTSAANAAAPAKNSKEDKVSTVYFTKDLSAAGVLKLYEKVKQNISGKVAIKLHTGEPNGPNIIPREWDEALQKAIPNSTIVETNTLYQGGRYTTADHRKALEVNGFTKFTVVDIMDEDGETPIPVKDGYWLKELHVGKHMLNYDSMVVFTHFKGHAMGGFGGSMKNIAIGCAGGQIGKREVHLNTSDVNSSADWIMGAKFMELMGDSAKATCDHFKGKMCFINVLRRMSVDCDCAGTSAAEPTCRDIGILASTDILAVDQASIDMVYKLPPKELADLKERIESREGLHQLDAMEHHKMGSRKYKLVEVL
- a CDS encoding twin-arginine translocase TatA/TatE family subunit; the encoded protein is MSLGIPEIILIVVVVLLLFGGKRIPELARSLGRAQHEYKKAKDALKEEAEDLQKTVEKVGEAEAKKEQQD
- the tatC gene encoding twin-arginine translocase subunit TatC, translated to MISKDSQEQTLVSHLEALRTALIHCFVALGIGIIPMFLLSSYILDWFSAELVAQSGATLHYFSPMEVFLLQLKIAALMDCVICSPYIAWNLWKFVLPGLYDNERKFVRSIVWMTSGLFISGVVFCLGICFPLVVRFGMSFESETLQPIFGVENIVTLALWLSLAFGCMFLFPLVTYALIRSGVVYYETVCHARPYVVVGILVLAALLTPPDIISQLILGAPTYLLFEAGLFAARKHKGEQFKECNEENSPVHVEAESGSLSQKKSQNSHDATFGESEDVDFAAPASPYQVGTERNADKWKPN
- the larB gene encoding nickel pincer cofactor biosynthesis protein LarB, which codes for MKNTLANDRYEDIGFAKLDVSREKRTGTAEAIYCAGKTKEQLLKILQTFEENGCSVLGTKCSAEQYEFVRAKMPKACYNEIAKIISVKAGKAAPNASKKSGKNRGTIAVCCAGTADLPVAEEAALTAEFFGAKVMRHYDVGIAGLHRLLSKIEEIRKADVVIAVAGMEGALAGVIAGLVKAPVIAVPTSVGYGASFQGVAPLLTMLNTCAEGVSVVNIDNGFGAAVSAVRMLNIK
- the larC gene encoding nickel pincer cofactor biosynthesis protein LarC — its product is MKYLYLDGSCGISGDMTVAALLDLGASREKLDAAINSMHLEEMHCHFGRGNSYSIAGATFDVHVHTHHGEESADHVHAHEGCYVEHHHEHHHSHEHRHLKECYGILEHVASHGTLSQNALALAKKIFLMIAQAEAKAHGVAVEDVHFHEVGAIDSIVDIMAVAILVEDLQETQGVSQVVVTGLNEGSGFVQTQHGMLPIPVPAVASIAESAGIALHITDTKGEMVTPTGIGVVAAIRTCEKLPVSYKILKSGIGLGKRDFGRANFLRAQIIESVEDENRGGDEVFMVECNIDDQSPEELGLAMDKIFEAGAKDVYFVPCYMKKNRPAVVLHALADSEKLPQVETAILRHTNTVGIRRYPVTRTCMGRTFADVETPYGTVKVKKCKLGDIEKCKPEFESVKEVAEKAGVTFREVSEAAKR